The Octopus bimaculoides isolate UCB-OBI-ISO-001 chromosome 1, ASM119413v2, whole genome shotgun sequence genome contains the following window.
AGGGGAGGAGAAGTGGAACAACAATGGTTAacatttttgttggttttgttataGTTGGATGGTGGTGGAATCGGAGAGGGAAGGGAACAAGCTGGagatgaagaatatatttttggaGCTTGAATAGAAGGCAGAGTTGAATTGGAGCCAAGATTCAGTAGATGGTCTTTATCATGGATCAGCAAACACGTTGCAAGAATTTTATTTGGTTCACTAACTGTTATAGTAAACTTTGAAACACCAGTGTTGGGAGACACACGTAGAGCATGGCTTTTACCACCAGGAAATTTACATTCAAGTTCATCGATAAAAATTCGAATGAGTTCTTTTAAAAATCCCCCATGGCTAACAATTAAGACGTCAGCTATACTTTGATGGCAACTATCCCCATCATCAAAACTACTGCTACGACCAGAGCTCATACTAGAGAAGTTAGAATGACGATGTTCCAGTAGAGGAGAGAGCGATACATTGGGACAGCCATGCTTTGTTGTCTTTGGACATGGGATGCTCCCTCGAACCTCAGCATCTGTAACTGGTACTGTGAAAGGAGAGTCATAGCAGGAATCAGAATTCTTAAAACAaaaatcgtcgtcgtcatcatcgtcatcatcgtcgtcatcgtcatcatcaccatcattatcaagagtatcatcatattcatcatccaAATGAGCTGTGATACTATTATCATCCGAATCTAGTGTCTCACTCTCCTCCTGGAGACTGGAGAAACCAGAACTACTTGATGAGTTTGACCTTTTCATGTTTCCTCCAAGGTTACCATTCCCATTGCTAGTATTTGATGCACCATCAGTATGATCAACAATATTGCTATCATTAGTAGaggttctattattattattattattgtttaacctaATATCACCGGGTTTAGCAATACCAGACCCAATGGCTGAATTTATACCATTGGATCCAGTATGATTGGGGTTAACATTATTGGCTCCTTTGTCCAAAAGCGTTACAGGCAAAGAGTTTTTTGATACTCTTGCTGTTTCAACCACAACCAAAGAGGAAGAAACTGAGTTAATAGATgcactgtttttattttcaggCTTTGCTATTATATCATTTTCACAGCCATCATTCAGTTCGGTGTTATTACTTTCCAAAGATGACAAAGAATTCCTTGTTCCTGCAGCTACTGCTGGAGTACATCCATCGTTACAGTTCTTATTTCTGCTACTGCTATTTGTCAATTCCTGAACTGAAGAAATCGTCCCAGAACTTTTATTAGAATTTACAGTGATTCCTTGATCACTGAGAGTTGCTGGGACAGAATGCTTTATTCTGCTGCTGCTCTTTTCACTTACGATTGCAATTTCCAGCTTTGAATTTGGGTTATTGTGATGcttagcatgtgtgtgtcttctcCGCTTGTGTTCACTATCATCGTAAGCTGCAGTCGTTATCACTGGTTTTATATTTACTGAGCAATCAGTCTGATCAGTTTTAGGCTGTTCATGCTCTTGTTTTGTACTATTGATTGCATCTATATAGCGGCGCTTAATTGGTGCAGGTACATAATTGCCATCTTCTACCTGGCTGCTTTTACGTATTTGATCACACAAATCTTTGAAGAATGATTTTGCCCTTTCTTGCatctaaaacagaaaaagaaagatatattcaGTAAAACAATGCTTTAATAAAATGGTACTAATTGGAAAAaccaattataaattatataaaaaagtgTCTTTTAGTCAGTATGTATAAATCACTTTAGAATGTATCTTCCACaaaattattacaataaaaatcAGGGTctaaagaagaaattattatatgCCAACTAAACcagtaaatgaaaatgttttaagctctttatataaacatattgacagatatatattttggttAACACTTAAAgctgataatatttttaaaatctctttCAGTCCAAGAGAAAGGACAAACCTCCTCCCATGACCCATTACAAAACTTTAGGAGAGGAGGGAATGTATCCTAGAACAAGAAACCTAACTTGGATGCTTGCTACTGAGTGGATCCTGTTACTTTACTGAGCCTTAATCTAATGGTTAGGGTGGTGCACTCgtgatcatggtttcaattcctagaccgggtggtgtgttgtgttcttgagcaaaatacttcatcccatgttgctctatgatcacttcgacacctgatacGTGGCACACTGTGCACTTGTTCCGGCAACGTTAATTTGATGAAAGGAGTGAGCTAATgaacagcacatacatttgatcactataaacaaatcatttgtgcaggtcgtttgaCAAAAGCTGAGCGCTCATATGTCGTCTTTGATGGGATattctatcatcattattattattagtttacatgttggtatcacataaaaagcactcaagcCAATACCATGTAAAAGTGCTTGTGCCATTGGTATattaaaagtacccagcacacactgtaaagtggttggcattaggaagggcatccagctgtggaagcgaagccaaatcaaactggagtctggtgcagcttcccagcatgccagctctggtcaaacagcccaacccatgccagcatggacaacaggcattaaaggatgatgatggtaattgatgattaatgatgatgatgatgatgaatgagatgatgatgctgattgattattattattattattattgactgtatgatgatgatgatgttgtaaaaGAATTACCTGTTGTAGAGTTTCTGCGCCAGTTGGTGTATAATTGGCCAcagaagtatttatttttttggcaGCAGTCACCAGTTCACGATAACCTTTTCCCTCAATGATACcaaatttctaaaattaaaaataaatagatataaaataaacagttAATACGATGTTGTATACatgaaagataatgaaaaaaaaaaaaaaagcagaaatatttgcaatttaaacaatattttggaCAAAAGTTAATTCAAAGTGTGCATTGCACAgactcataaatatattattaatacatcCCTATCACtcatatcattttaatattttgtaatatggt
Protein-coding sequences here:
- the LOC106867202 gene encoding probable cyclin-dependent serine/threonine-protein kinase DDB_G0292550, coding for MVVFTLTLVRHGETVANRKNIIQGQKDWQLSSTGLDQVRLVAGRLQNENFTHVFASDLNRAAETAKVIVENNKCCEHIVIVHDKRLRERKFGIIEGKGYRELVTAAKKINTSVANYTPTGAETLQQMQERAKSFFKDLCDQIRKSSQVEDGNYVPAPIKRRYIDAINSTKQEHEQPKTDQTDCSVNIKPVITTAAYDDSEHKRRRHTHAKHHNNPNSKLEIAIVSEKSSSRIKHSVPATLSDQGITVNSNKSSGTISSVQELTNSSSRNKNCNDGCTPAVAAGTRNSLSSLESNNTELNDGCENDIIAKPENKNSASINSVSSSLVVVETARVSKNSLPVTLLDKGANNVNPNHTGSNGINSAIGSGIAKPGDIRLNNNNNNNRTSTNDSNIVDHTDGASNTSNGNGNLGGNMKRSNSSSSSGFSSLQEESETLDSDDNSITAHLDDEYDDTLDNDGDDDDDDDDDDDDDDDFCFKNSDSCYDSPFTVPVTDAEVRGSIPCPKTTKHGCPNVSLSPLLEHRHSNFSSMSSGRSSSFDDGDSCHQSIADVLIVSHGGFLKELIRIFIDELECKFPGGKSHALRVSPNTGVSKFTITVSEPNKILATCLLIHDKDHLLNLGSNSTLPSIQAPKIYSSSPACSLPSPIPPPSNYNKTNKNVNHCCSTSPPLQSLSPLSSKLLAKIKPSTPRDVAQTS